A region of Paraburkholderia largidicola DNA encodes the following proteins:
- a CDS encoding sensor histidine kinase, with translation MHIAISALTVAVAAIVVWWSLHPRRIASQRVGPSVHTRNGVSVSMMLNRVTNQLARSRTLQGASAFFSFAHRRHGAMNELADVFECLPVASVVFDDHGVIVLANAQAERLFDYPRGVLAGACVGLVAPALSHEHRAGAAHPGRPAGTRTRSLRARRRDGSEFPADIATSAIRYEGRVATVAFITDMTERVELERNRRELAHLTRISTMGELAASLAHELNQPLTAILSNGQAAQRFMDQAPIDLAEVRDILKDIVDDSGRASEVIRRMRAFVKKEEQQQLTSLDVGGLLRDVALLVHGDAVARGIHVSHVIDDGLPPVRGDKVQLQQVLLNLLLNAFDAVSECGTSDRAVALFARPDSEGGVRIAVRDRGHGQAADKLECIFKPFVTSKPQGLGLGLSISRSIVQIHGGRLWAENNFDQGMTFYVALPASRDMSNAGAAQVAS, from the coding sequence ATGCACATCGCTATTTCTGCTTTGACAGTCGCGGTGGCTGCAATCGTTGTCTGGTGGTCGCTGCATCCACGTCGCATCGCGTCGCAACGCGTAGGGCCTTCCGTGCATACGCGCAACGGCGTGTCCGTATCGATGATGCTCAATCGCGTGACGAATCAGCTTGCGCGTAGCCGAACGCTGCAAGGCGCAAGCGCGTTCTTCAGTTTTGCGCATCGGCGGCACGGCGCGATGAACGAACTGGCCGATGTCTTCGAATGCCTGCCCGTGGCGTCGGTCGTGTTCGACGACCATGGCGTGATCGTGCTTGCCAATGCGCAGGCCGAGCGTCTTTTCGACTATCCGCGCGGCGTGCTGGCAGGCGCATGTGTCGGCCTCGTGGCGCCGGCGCTTTCGCACGAGCACCGCGCGGGCGCCGCGCATCCGGGCCGCCCCGCCGGCACGCGCACGCGCAGTCTGCGCGCCCGCCGTCGCGACGGCAGCGAGTTTCCCGCCGACATCGCCACGAGCGCGATCCGGTATGAAGGGCGCGTCGCGACTGTCGCGTTCATCACCGACATGACGGAGCGCGTTGAACTCGAACGCAATCGCCGGGAACTGGCGCACCTGACGCGCATCTCGACCATGGGCGAGCTCGCCGCATCGCTCGCGCACGAACTGAACCAGCCGTTGACGGCGATCCTCAGTAACGGCCAGGCTGCGCAGCGTTTCATGGATCAGGCGCCGATCGATCTTGCCGAAGTGCGCGACATCCTGAAGGACATCGTCGACGACAGCGGTCGCGCAAGCGAGGTGATCCGCCGGATGCGCGCGTTCGTGAAAAAGGAAGAGCAGCAGCAACTGACGAGTCTCGATGTCGGCGGCTTGCTGCGCGACGTCGCGCTGCTCGTGCATGGCGATGCCGTCGCGCGGGGCATCCACGTGTCGCACGTGATCGACGATGGCTTGCCGCCCGTGCGTGGCGACAAGGTGCAACTGCAGCAGGTGCTACTCAACCTGCTGCTCAACGCATTCGATGCCGTCAGCGAGTGTGGCACGTCCGATCGCGCGGTCGCACTGTTTGCGCGACCCGACAGCGAAGGCGGGGTGCGCATCGCGGTGCGCGACCGCGGACATGGACAGGCGGCGGACAAGCTCGAATGCATCTTCAAGCCGTTCGTCACGTCGAAGCCACAAGGCCTGGGCCTCGGGCTGTCGATCAGCCGCTCAATTGTTCAGATACACGGCGGTCGCTTGTGGGCCGAGAACAATTTCGACCAGGGCATGACGTTCTATGTTGCGCTGCCCGCATCGCGCGATATGAGCAACGCTGGCGCTGCGCAGGTGGCGTCATGA
- a CDS encoding response regulator transcription factor — MNEAAALVYVVDDDPSVRRALTRLIRSAGHEVEAYGSAREFLEHACGERTPACVVLDVQLPDLSGLELQRELDARLPIVFLTGHGDIAMTVGAIKAGATDFLTKPVRDDDLLRAIDLALARSVEVSKSIHELEELRSRVGRLTVREREVMNLVVLGRLNKQVACELGTVEKTVKAHRARVMQKMEVGSLAELVRIADKVAVANHAHAANHLPEPPHVHSSADASEPASGRIRDQGPIPPTPAVS, encoded by the coding sequence ATGAACGAAGCGGCTGCACTCGTCTACGTCGTCGACGACGACCCGTCCGTGCGTCGCGCGCTCACGCGGCTCATCAGATCAGCAGGTCATGAGGTCGAGGCGTACGGTTCGGCGCGAGAATTCCTCGAGCATGCGTGTGGCGAGCGCACGCCAGCTTGCGTCGTGCTCGACGTGCAATTGCCCGATCTGAGCGGACTCGAGTTGCAGCGCGAACTCGATGCGCGTCTGCCCATCGTCTTTCTGACGGGCCACGGCGATATCGCGATGACAGTCGGCGCGATCAAGGCAGGCGCGACTGATTTCCTCACCAAGCCCGTTCGCGACGATGACCTGTTGCGCGCGATCGACCTGGCGCTGGCGCGTTCTGTCGAAGTGTCGAAGTCGATCCATGAACTGGAAGAATTGCGCAGCCGGGTCGGACGCCTGACGGTGCGCGAGCGCGAAGTGATGAATCTCGTCGTGCTCGGTCGCCTGAACAAGCAGGTGGCCTGCGAACTCGGCACGGTCGAGAAAACCGTCAAGGCGCATCGCGCGCGCGTGATGCAGAAGATGGAAGTCGGTTCGCTCGCGGAACTGGTGCGCATCGCCGACAAGGTGGCCGTCGCCAATCACGCCCACGCCGCGAATCATTTGCCCGAACCGCCGCACGTGCATTCCTCCGCCGATGCGAGCGAGCCAGCCTCCGGCCGGATACGGGACCAAGGTCCAATACCACCGACGCCCGCAGTCTCATAG
- a CDS encoding response regulator transcription factor: MGTDKPFVVVVDDDASVSRAIRRLLRSVGIAADTYTSGDEFLDVLSATPSYRPDCAILDVQMPGANGIEVQRRLAGSAVPVIFITAHDDAGVREAALAAGARAYLRKPFNDVLFIRTVCAVLGIAAPL; this comes from the coding sequence ATGGGCACAGACAAACCATTCGTCGTCGTGGTCGACGACGATGCGTCGGTGAGCAGGGCGATCAGGCGTCTGCTGCGCTCCGTTGGGATCGCGGCCGATACGTACACGAGTGGCGACGAGTTTCTCGACGTGCTGTCGGCGACGCCTTCGTATCGTCCCGACTGCGCGATCCTCGACGTGCAGATGCCCGGCGCCAACGGGATCGAGGTGCAGCGCCGGCTGGCCGGCAGCGCCGTGCCCGTCATCTTCATCACTGCCCACGACGACGCTGGCGTGCGTGAAGCCGCGCTCGCGGCGGGCGCCAGGGCCTATCTGCGCAAGCCCTTCAACGATGTGCTCTTCATCAGGACAGTGTGTGCCGTGCTCGGCATCGCTGCGCCGCTATGA
- a CDS encoding glycine zipper family protein — protein MKRALGKTLMFATTLLLADAAAAQQPIFYPAKGQSQQKQSDDTAQCHNWATQNTGVNPAALAQNAANQPPPPGPSGQRLGGAARGAAGGAAIGAIAGDAGKGAAAGAIAGTMAGGARQRRQAAAAQEQQQATQQQASQQMATWNRAVAACMTGRGYTAQ, from the coding sequence ATGAAACGAGCTCTTGGAAAGACGCTGATGTTCGCTACGACGTTGCTGCTGGCAGATGCGGCAGCGGCACAACAACCCATCTTCTATCCCGCCAAGGGACAAAGCCAGCAGAAGCAGTCCGACGACACGGCGCAGTGCCACAACTGGGCGACGCAGAACACGGGTGTCAATCCCGCTGCGCTCGCGCAGAACGCCGCGAATCAGCCGCCGCCGCCGGGACCGTCCGGACAGCGCCTGGGCGGCGCGGCACGCGGTGCAGCAGGCGGCGCGGCGATCGGTGCGATCGCGGGCGACGCCGGCAAAGGCGCTGCGGCAGGTGCGATCGCGGGCACGATGGCGGGCGGGGCGCGGCAACGCCGTCAGGCTGCCGCTGCCCAGGAGCAACAGCAAGCCACGCAACAGCAGGCATCGCAGCAGATGGCTACGTGGAACCGCGCGGTCGCTGCCTGCATGACGGGACGCGGCTATACGGCGCAATGA
- a CDS encoding efflux RND transporter periplasmic adaptor subunit, whose amino-acid sequence MTGTGPAAVLRRGRAAALASRWPLAAVLVSILCLTACKKAPTEPPRPTVEVTVVTVRQQETPVDFEFTAQTQSSREVEIRARVDGFLERRMYTEGSLVKDGQVLFVMDKKPFEAALQSARGALAQQQARLLVTKQNLARVIPLAAQNALSKKDLDDATGNEKQAEAAVIAAQGEVRTAELNLSYCTIRSPLQGLSSFARVQDGSYVTPNQSGLLTYVYQLDPMWVNFSISENELLRYRDQVAKGLLRFPPDNQFDVTVIQADGSVYPQQGRIDFTNPAFSQDTGTFLVRASFANPKGTLRPGQFVRAKVSGAVRPNAILVPQRAVLQGAKSHFVWVLDQDSKPHQRVVEVGDWHGDDWFVNEGLKAGERVVVDGAIRVSSDAQVKVVSAPSGGAPGAPGTPAAPASAPPAASAAAAFAPAATLAQARPASVSHEPMTR is encoded by the coding sequence ATGACCGGGACGGGGCCGGCTGCCGTGCTGCGCAGGGGCCGCGCTGCGGCACTTGCGTCACGCTGGCCGCTGGCGGCGGTGCTGGTGTCCATACTGTGCCTCACCGCCTGCAAGAAAGCCCCCACCGAACCCCCACGCCCGACTGTCGAAGTCACCGTCGTCACGGTGCGACAGCAGGAAACCCCTGTCGATTTCGAGTTCACCGCGCAGACGCAGAGTTCGCGCGAAGTGGAAATCCGTGCGCGCGTCGACGGCTTCCTCGAGCGGCGCATGTACACCGAGGGCTCACTCGTCAAGGACGGCCAGGTGCTGTTCGTGATGGACAAGAAGCCCTTCGAGGCCGCGCTGCAGTCCGCCAGGGGCGCGCTCGCGCAGCAGCAGGCCCGGTTACTCGTCACCAAGCAGAATCTCGCCCGCGTGATCCCGCTGGCCGCGCAGAACGCCTTGAGCAAGAAGGATCTCGACGACGCCACCGGCAACGAGAAACAGGCCGAAGCCGCCGTGATCGCCGCGCAGGGCGAGGTGCGTACGGCCGAGCTGAACCTGAGCTACTGCACGATCCGCTCGCCGCTGCAGGGGCTGTCGAGCTTCGCGCGCGTGCAGGACGGCAGCTACGTGACGCCGAACCAGTCGGGGCTGCTCACCTACGTCTACCAGCTCGATCCGATGTGGGTGAACTTCAGCATCTCCGAGAACGAACTGCTGCGCTACCGCGACCAGGTCGCCAAGGGCCTGCTGCGCTTTCCGCCCGACAACCAGTTCGACGTGACGGTCATCCAGGCCGATGGCTCGGTCTATCCGCAGCAGGGCCGCATCGACTTCACGAACCCCGCGTTCAGCCAGGACACGGGCACCTTCCTCGTGCGCGCGAGCTTCGCCAATCCGAAGGGCACGCTGCGCCCGGGGCAGTTCGTGCGCGCGAAGGTGTCGGGCGCGGTGCGCCCCAACGCGATCCTCGTGCCGCAGCGCGCGGTGCTGCAGGGCGCGAAGAGCCACTTCGTGTGGGTGCTCGACCAGGACTCGAAGCCGCATCAGCGGGTGGTCGAGGTGGGCGACTGGCACGGCGACGACTGGTTCGTCAACGAAGGGCTGAAGGCGGGCGAGCGCGTGGTGGTCGATGGTGCGATCCGCGTGTCGTCGGATGCGCAGGTCAAGGTGGTGAGTGCGCCGTCCGGCGGCGCGCCGGGTGCACCCGGTACGCCTGCCGCGCCCGCCTCCGCGCCGCCTGCGGCGAGTGCCGCCGCCGCGTTTGCGCCCGCCGCCACGCTGGCCCAGGCGCGCCCGGCCAGCGTCAGCCATGAGCCGATGACCCGATGA
- a CDS encoding efflux RND transporter permease subunit has product MNISHFCIDRPIFASVISIVITLGGALCMLALPTAQYPDITPPQITISATYPGASADVVANNVAAPIEQQVNGADNMIYMSSSSSSTGNLTINAYFQIGTNPELAQVDVQNRVNLALPQLPQSVTNQGVQVQKKSQAFMMVIAIYSPSERYDATYIANYANVYVLDALKRIPGANQSSIFGTPDYAMRIWLRPDRMAQLGITAADVQRAVANQNQQFAVGRLGQSPTGAPVEQSFAVTTTGRLTEPDEFENIIIRAQSGGAAIVRLKDIGRAELGQKDYSIRSRFQGKPATVLAVYQQPGANALDVSKQVRATLAEMKKTFPEGIDYEIAMDTTEFTRASITDVVHTFFEAVVLVVIVVFVFLQSLRATLIPVLAVPVSIVGTFMGMEALGFSINMLTLFGMVLAIGIVVDDAIVVIENVERNMTVHKLAPKDAAKQAMDEVAGPVVAIVLVLCAVFVPVAFLGGITGQMYKQFAITIAISVVISGIVALTLSPALAALLLKPGHHEKKGFFRWFDNQFARMTAGYTRAVRLIIKRFVIALLLFVGMIVLAVLMMRDIPTAFLPPEDQGYLLGAVIMPDAASLDRTGQVSDRVSEYFMKQPAVGSITTVDGFSILDSQNKNNSSTFFVGFKSFEERYSSANIRTQNARAVLVDAYKTLSQIREGIVVPLNPPSIPGLGTTGGTEMWIQSKGDATIAQFAAVVDDFVAKAKQRPELTGVTSTFNANSQQLLVDVDRDKAETLGVPVQDVYSAMQTMFGSLYVSQFNRSSRLWQVILQAEPSYRLKPDDLAQIFVRSSNGSMVPLKSVVTSHYVTGPDLITRFNNFPAVKITANAAPGYASGQVITALEEVGAQMPSEYGVAWSGEAFEAKQSGGTSGLVFVFGLIMVFLILAAQYEKWSLPFGVLMAVPFALFGALLAILLRGLNNDVYFQIGLTMLVALAAKNAILIFEFAVLNRESGKSVFDATMTAAEERLRPIVMTSLAFILGCVPLAIATGASANSRHSIGTGVIGGMLGATAIAVFFIPMFFYVLETMSERSEKKKAKKAGDVPPSAPGSGTGPMSGEPSKVPPSAGGPKVGGGPTTNPSAPREGD; this is encoded by the coding sequence ATGAACATCTCCCACTTCTGCATCGACCGGCCGATCTTCGCCTCGGTCATCTCGATCGTCATCACGCTGGGTGGCGCGCTGTGCATGCTCGCGCTGCCCACCGCGCAGTACCCCGACATCACCCCGCCGCAGATCACGATCTCCGCCACCTACCCGGGCGCCAGCGCCGACGTGGTCGCCAACAACGTCGCCGCGCCGATCGAGCAGCAGGTCAACGGCGCCGACAACATGATCTACATGAGCTCGTCGAGCTCCTCGACGGGCAACCTGACGATCAACGCCTACTTCCAGATCGGCACCAACCCCGAACTCGCCCAGGTCGACGTGCAGAACCGCGTGAACCTCGCGCTGCCGCAACTGCCGCAGTCGGTGACCAACCAGGGCGTGCAGGTGCAGAAGAAGTCGCAGGCGTTCATGATGGTGATCGCGATCTACTCGCCCTCCGAGCGCTACGACGCCACCTACATCGCCAACTACGCGAACGTCTACGTGCTCGATGCGCTCAAGCGCATTCCGGGCGCCAACCAGTCGAGCATCTTCGGCACGCCCGACTACGCGATGCGCATCTGGCTGCGCCCCGACCGCATGGCGCAGCTGGGCATCACGGCCGCCGACGTGCAGCGCGCGGTGGCCAACCAGAACCAGCAGTTCGCCGTCGGCCGGTTAGGCCAGTCGCCGACGGGCGCTCCCGTCGAACAGTCGTTCGCGGTCACGACCACGGGACGGCTGACCGAGCCCGACGAATTCGAGAACATCATCATCCGCGCGCAGAGCGGCGGCGCGGCGATCGTGCGGCTGAAGGACATCGGCCGTGCCGAACTCGGCCAGAAGGACTACTCGATCCGCAGCCGCTTCCAGGGCAAGCCCGCCACCGTGCTCGCCGTCTACCAGCAGCCGGGCGCCAACGCGCTCGATGTCTCGAAGCAGGTGCGCGCCACGCTCGCCGAGATGAAGAAGACGTTCCCCGAGGGCATCGACTACGAGATCGCGATGGACACCACCGAGTTCACGCGCGCCTCGATCACGGACGTCGTGCACACGTTCTTCGAGGCCGTCGTGCTGGTGGTGATCGTCGTGTTCGTGTTCCTGCAGAGCCTGCGCGCCACGCTGATCCCGGTGCTGGCCGTGCCCGTGTCGATCGTCGGCACCTTCATGGGGATGGAGGCGCTCGGTTTCTCGATCAACATGCTCACGCTGTTCGGCATGGTGCTCGCCATCGGGATCGTGGTCGACGATGCGATCGTCGTGATCGAGAACGTCGAGCGCAACATGACCGTGCACAAGCTCGCCCCGAAGGATGCCGCCAAGCAGGCGATGGACGAGGTGGCGGGCCCGGTGGTGGCCATCGTGCTGGTGCTGTGCGCGGTGTTCGTGCCCGTGGCGTTTCTGGGCGGCATCACCGGGCAGATGTACAAGCAGTTCGCCATCACGATTGCGATTTCCGTGGTGATCTCGGGCATCGTCGCGCTGACGCTCTCGCCCGCGCTCGCGGCGCTGCTGCTCAAGCCCGGGCATCACGAGAAGAAAGGCTTCTTCCGCTGGTTCGACAACCAGTTCGCGCGCATGACGGCGGGTTATACGCGCGCGGTGCGCCTGATCATCAAGCGCTTCGTGATCGCGCTGCTGCTGTTCGTCGGCATGATCGTGCTGGCCGTGCTGATGATGCGCGACATCCCGACGGCGTTCCTGCCGCCCGAGGACCAGGGCTATCTGCTGGGCGCCGTGATCATGCCCGATGCCGCGTCGCTGGACCGTACCGGCCAGGTGTCGGACCGCGTGTCCGAATACTTCATGAAGCAGCCGGCCGTGGGCAGCATCACGACGGTGGACGGCTTCAGCATTCTCGACAGCCAGAACAAGAACAACTCGTCGACGTTCTTTGTCGGCTTCAAGAGCTTCGAGGAGCGTTATTCGTCAGCCAATATCCGCACGCAGAATGCGCGCGCCGTGCTCGTCGATGCGTACAAGACGCTCTCGCAGATCCGCGAGGGCATCGTCGTGCCGCTCAATCCGCCGTCGATTCCGGGCCTCGGCACGACAGGCGGCACCGAGATGTGGATCCAGAGCAAGGGCGATGCGACGATCGCGCAGTTTGCGGCCGTGGTGGACGACTTCGTCGCGAAGGCCAAGCAGCGCCCCGAACTGACGGGCGTTACGTCGACCTTCAACGCGAACTCGCAGCAGCTGCTGGTCGACGTGGACCGCGACAAGGCCGAGACGCTCGGCGTGCCCGTGCAGGACGTCTACAGCGCGATGCAGACGATGTTCGGCTCGCTGTACGTGTCGCAGTTCAACCGCTCGAGCCGGCTGTGGCAGGTGATTTTGCAGGCCGAGCCGTCGTACCGGTTAAAGCCCGACGACCTCGCGCAGATCTTCGTGCGCAGCTCGAACGGCAGCATGGTGCCGTTGAAATCCGTGGTGACCTCGCACTACGTGACGGGTCCGGACCTGATCACGCGCTTCAACAACTTCCCGGCCGTGAAGATCACCGCGAACGCGGCGCCCGGCTACGCGTCGGGCCAGGTGATCACCGCGCTCGAAGAGGTGGGCGCGCAGATGCCCTCGGAGTACGGGGTCGCGTGGAGCGGCGAGGCGTTCGAGGCGAAGCAGTCGGGCGGCACCTCGGGGCTGGTGTTCGTGTTCGGCCTGATCATGGTGTTCCTGATTCTCGCGGCGCAGTACGAGAAGTGGAGCCTGCCGTTCGGCGTGCTGATGGCGGTGCCGTTCGCGCTCTTCGGCGCGCTGCTGGCGATCCTGCTGCGCGGGCTGAACAACGACGTGTACTTCCAGATCGGCCTGACGATGCTGGTGGCGCTCGCGGCGAAGAACGCGATCCTGATCTTCGAGTTCGCGGTGCTCAACCGCGAGTCGGGCAAGTCGGTGTTCGACGCGACGATGACGGCGGCCGAGGAGCGGCTGCGGCCGATCGTGATGACGTCGCTGGCGTTCATCCTGGGCTGCGTGCCGCTCGCGATCGCGACGGGGGCGTCGGCCAACAGCCGGCATTCGATCGGCACGGGGGTGATCGGCGGGATGCTGGGCGCGACGGCGATTGCGGTGTTCTTCATTCCGATGTTCTTCTATGTGCTGGAGACGATGTCGGAGCGCTCGGAGAAGAAGAAAGCCAAGAAGGCGGGGGATGTGCCGCCTTCTGCGCCGGGCTCGGGAACGGGCCCCATGTCTGGCGAGCCGTCCAAAGTGCCGCCGTCCGCGGGTGGTCCCAAGGTCGGCGGCGGCCCGACCACCAACCCGTCCGCACCGCGCGAGGGTGACTGA
- a CDS encoding efflux transporter outer membrane subunit, with translation MRRALVLCVPCVLALSGCLLGPNYSRPPLDVPATYRFPDNYAADIANTEWWKQFSDPVLDELITTALANNNDVKVAAARVDQFLGQFVTTRAALFPQVGAGFDAERQRISTSSSPLLANVQNPVFNTYQLALSASWDIDLFGRNRRLTESARASLLSTEEAKRGTVLTLVSAVASSYINLRSLDRQLEIAKATTASRAESVHVFELRFKGGEVSQMELAQSQSEYEASRAVIPQIEAQIAQQEDALSVLLGRNPGDILRGRALAELAAPAVPAGLPSDLLERRPDLRQAEQDLVAANAQIGAAKALYFPQISLTGLLGTQSGQFSKLFTGPSRVWSFAGSIAQPVFEGGAIVGQVKQAEAVQQQALYSYRKAIQVAFQEVDDALISSQKLREQFDVQERQVEALATYAHLARLRYEGGYTSYIEVLDAERSLFNAQLNQTQTQAGVLVSYVNLYKAMGGGWVITADSMTTQAAQHSGDAAAQSAK, from the coding sequence ATGCGCCGCGCCCTCGTTCTCTGCGTGCCATGCGTTCTTGCCCTGAGCGGCTGCCTGCTCGGGCCGAACTACTCGCGCCCGCCGCTCGACGTGCCCGCGACGTACCGTTTCCCCGACAACTACGCGGCCGACATCGCCAACACCGAATGGTGGAAGCAGTTCAGCGACCCCGTGCTCGATGAACTGATCACCACTGCGCTGGCGAACAACAACGACGTGAAGGTCGCCGCCGCGCGCGTCGACCAGTTTCTCGGCCAGTTCGTGACGACGCGCGCGGCACTGTTTCCGCAGGTCGGCGCGGGCTTCGATGCCGAGCGCCAGCGCATCTCGACGTCGTCGTCACCGCTGCTCGCGAATGTGCAGAACCCCGTGTTCAATACCTACCAGCTGGCGCTGTCGGCCTCGTGGGACATCGACCTGTTCGGCCGCAACCGGCGGCTCACGGAATCGGCGCGCGCGAGCCTGCTGTCGACGGAAGAAGCGAAGCGCGGCACGGTGCTGACACTGGTGTCGGCCGTGGCGTCGTCGTATATCAACCTGCGCAGTCTCGACCGGCAGCTGGAGATCGCGAAGGCCACCACGGCCAGCCGCGCCGAATCCGTGCACGTGTTCGAGCTGCGCTTCAAGGGCGGCGAAGTCTCGCAGATGGAACTGGCGCAGAGCCAGTCCGAGTACGAGGCGTCGCGCGCGGTGATTCCGCAGATCGAGGCGCAGATCGCGCAGCAGGAAGACGCGCTGTCGGTGCTGCTCGGGCGCAATCCGGGCGACATCCTGCGCGGGCGTGCGCTCGCTGAACTGGCGGCACCTGCCGTGCCCGCCGGGCTGCCGTCGGATCTGCTCGAACGCCGTCCCGATCTGCGTCAGGCGGAGCAGGATCTGGTTGCGGCGAATGCGCAGATCGGCGCGGCCAAGGCGCTGTACTTCCCGCAGATCTCGCTGACGGGGCTGCTGGGCACCCAAAGCGGGCAGTTCTCGAAGCTCTTCACGGGGCCGTCGCGCGTATGGTCGTTTGCGGGCTCGATCGCGCAGCCGGTCTTCGAGGGCGGCGCGATCGTCGGACAGGTGAAGCAGGCCGAGGCGGTGCAGCAGCAGGCGCTGTACTCGTACCGCAAGGCGATCCAGGTCGCGTTCCAGGAAGTCGACGATGCGCTGATCTCGTCGCAGAAGCTGCGTGAACAGTTCGACGTGCAGGAGCGGCAGGTGGAAGCGCTGGCGACCTATGCGCATCTCGCGAGGCTGCGGTACGAAGGCGGCTACACCAGCTATATCGAGGTGCTCGACGCCGAACGCAGTCTCTTCAACGCGCAGCTGAACCAGACACAGACCCAGGCGGGCGTGCTGGTGTCGTATGTGAACCTGTACAAGGCGATGGGCGGCGGCTGGGTCATCACGGCCGACAGCATGACCACCCAGGCCGCGCAACACAGCGGCGATGCGGCCGCGCAGAGCGCGAAATGA
- a CDS encoding paraquat-inducible protein A encodes MSETPSAYLGHATRTPVIACHECDLLQRESTVPPEGTLRCCRCRATLYRRHANSLDRTLAYALAACVLWIVSNAFPIVGLAVNGDLVETTMFGAVRVLYRDGMWPLSALIFITTMLMPACQALGLVWLLLPLRLGRMPYRADAVFRSLRVAQEWGMTEVLILGLLVALVKLAHIASVVTGPALWSFGVLMLLLAAAASAFDVRDLWSRLQGVPDAGPAFDSDTPFPAETAAACGLCVCHDCGLLTRPAPAQTRDERDYANVHAAVHVPAHPGHCPRCGAHLHLRKPDSLARTWACLIAAIILYIPANILPVMDTSSLFGAQKDTIMSGVVYLWTSGSWPLAVLVFIASIAVPMLKILAIGFLAISANFRSTWQPDQRARIYRIVELVGRWSMLDIYVIAVLTALVQFNALATVRAGPAAIAFGAVVVLTMFAAMSFDPRLIWDARKTE; translated from the coding sequence ATGAGCGAGACGCCGTCCGCGTATCTCGGCCACGCGACGCGCACGCCAGTGATCGCCTGTCATGAATGCGATCTGCTCCAGCGCGAAAGCACCGTGCCGCCCGAAGGCACGCTGCGCTGTTGCCGCTGCCGCGCGACGCTGTACCGGCGTCACGCGAACAGCCTCGACCGCACGCTCGCCTATGCGCTTGCCGCCTGCGTGCTGTGGATCGTGTCGAACGCGTTTCCCATCGTCGGTCTGGCGGTGAATGGCGATCTCGTCGAAACGACGATGTTCGGCGCGGTGCGCGTGCTATACCGGGACGGTATGTGGCCGCTGTCGGCGCTGATCTTCATCACGACGATGCTGATGCCCGCGTGCCAGGCGCTCGGCCTCGTGTGGCTGCTGTTGCCGTTGCGGCTAGGACGCATGCCGTATCGCGCGGATGCCGTGTTCCGCTCGCTGCGTGTCGCGCAGGAGTGGGGCATGACGGAGGTGCTGATCCTCGGTCTGCTCGTCGCGCTGGTGAAGCTCGCGCATATTGCATCCGTGGTGACGGGGCCGGCGTTGTGGTCGTTCGGCGTGCTGATGCTGTTGCTCGCGGCCGCGGCCTCCGCGTTCGATGTGCGCGATCTGTGGTCGCGCCTCCAGGGCGTGCCCGATGCCGGCCCCGCGTTCGACAGCGACACGCCATTTCCTGCCGAAACAGCGGCGGCCTGCGGCCTCTGCGTATGCCACGACTGCGGCTTGCTGACTCGCCCCGCGCCCGCACAAACACGTGACGAACGCGATTACGCGAACGTGCACGCCGCCGTGCACGTGCCTGCGCATCCCGGGCATTGCCCGCGCTGCGGCGCGCATCTGCATCTGCGCAAGCCCGACAGCCTCGCGCGCACATGGGCCTGTCTGATCGCCGCGATCATTCTCTACATCCCGGCGAACATACTGCCCGTCATGGACACGAGTTCGCTGTTCGGCGCGCAGAAGGACACGATCATGAGCGGCGTCGTGTATCTGTGGACGTCGGGTTCGTGGCCGCTTGCGGTGCTGGTCTTTATCGCGAGCATCGCCGTGCCGATGCTGAAGATTCTCGCGATCGGCTTTCTCGCGATCTCGGCCAATTTCCGCTCCACCTGGCAGCCGGACCAGCGCGCGCGCATCTACCGGATCGTCGAGCTGGTCGGGCGCTGGTCGATGCTCGATATCTACGTGATCGCCGTGCTCACGGCGCTCGTGCAGTTCAATGCGCTGGCCACCGTGCGCGCCGGTCCTGCCGCCATCGCGTTCGGCGCGGTCGTCGTGCTGACGATGTTCGCCGCCATGTCGTTCGATCCGCGGCTCATCTGGGATGCGAGGAAAACGGAATGA